A genomic stretch from Nilaparvata lugens isolate BPH chromosome 8, ASM1435652v1, whole genome shotgun sequence includes:
- the LOC111055848 gene encoding mitochondrial import inner membrane translocase subunit Tim17-B produces the protein MEEYAREPCPWRIVDDCGGAFTMGVIGGGIFQGIKGFRNAPSGISRRFQGCLAGLKTNAPKTAGSFAVWGLTFSTIDCTLVHFRKKEDPWNSIISGAATGGILSARNGLPAIAGSALVGGILLAMIEGIGIIFTRMTAENFRPPTPVFSDDPSQLGPPPNQQYQDQDSNKM, from the exons ATGGAAGAATACGCAAGAGAACCTTGCCCATGGAGAATAGTAGATGATTGTGGTGGTGCATTCACTATGGGTGTAATTGGAGGTGGCATCTTTCAAGGAATTAAAGGCTTTAGAAATGCTCCCAGTGGGATATCAAGAAGGTTTCAG GGATGCCTGGCTGGCCTGAAAACGAACGCACCAAAAACGGCGGGCAGTTTCGCAGTGTGGGGCCTGACATTTTCGACGATCGACTGCACACTGGTGCACTTCCGCAAGAAGGAGGACCCGTGGAACTCGATCATTAGTGGCGCGGCCACCGGCGGAATCCTGTCCGCCAGAAACGGTCTGCCCGCCATTGCCGGAAGTGCCCTAGTCGGCGGCATCCTATTGGCTATGATCGAAGGCATCGGCATCATCTTCACAAGGATGACCGCCGAGAACTTCCGGCCTCCCACGCCCGTCTTCAGCGACGACCCGTCGCAGCTGGGTCCGCCCCCCAACCAACAGTACCA AGATCAAGATTCTAACAAGATGTGA
- the LOC111055960 gene encoding uncharacterized protein LOC111055960, with translation MTDPPVSKDSEQKQVVEVNIEGQQQQANNNTAPNNNAQPPNQETQRTANATLSALIEENVLNLLTQVDTANEADLRSKNTELLGYLAKLIDLLKEKTSECITLEKQNTALTQQSKSLKEVVGIVKDLLNIRNMEVTHLQEDISSMQEKINTERVRQNTIIEKMEHVTRLNASLKEEYQKQYAKFQEVRDMYEEKVAIVLAENERLMALHKEA, from the exons atgactgACCCACCAGTGTCCAAAGATTCAGAGCAGAAGCAGGTAGTGGAGGTAAACATAGAGGGCCAACAACAGCAGGCTAATAACAACACAGCTCCAAACAATAACGCTCAACCACCAAATCAG GAAACACAGCGCACTGCCAATGCAACGCTGTCCGCGTTGATCGAGGAGAATGTGCTGAATTTGCTGACCCAAGTGGACACAGCCAACGAAGCCGACCTCAGGTCGAAGAACACCGAGCTGCTCGGCTACCTGGCCAAGTTGATCGACCTACTCAAGGAGAAGACAAGCGAATGCATCACTTTGGAGAAACAGAACACGGCTCTCACTCAGCAG TCGAAATCCCTGAAAGAAGTGGTTGGAATAGTGAAGGATTTGCTGAATATTCGCAACATGGAAGTCACCCACCTCCAAGAAGACATTTCGTCAATGCAGGAGAAAATCAACACCGAACGAGTGCGTCAAAATACAATAATCGAGAAAATGGAACACGTCACAAG GTTGAACGCGAGTTTGAAGGAAGAATATCAAAAACAATATGCAAAGTTCCAGGAAGTTCGTGATATGTATGAGGAGAAAGTGGCCATTGTACTAGCTGAGAATGAGCGACTCATGGCATTGCACAAAGAGGCATAA
- the LOC111055839 gene encoding WD repeat-containing protein 61, protein MYSLAYRRQNAHEDSIWSCAWGHLDPKKKDDLNGDGDDDSRDSMQDSDPMDFIVTGSVDDAVKVWEYKDGGLELKHKLDGHSLGVVSVAINSDSTMIASSSLDASLRLWSTETGEKVGMMETGPTDIWTVAFSPDNKYVISGNHAGKINLYNVETRKQERTLDTRGQYTLSIAYSPDGKYVASGAIDGIINIFDVVPGKLVHKLEGHAMPIRSLCFSPDSQLLLTASDDGFMKIYDVQHGSLTATLSGHRSWVLSVAFAPDNKHFVSSSSDNSVKVWELKTPKAAVHTFNEHIDQVWGVQWNSESNKIVSVSDDRSINVYQCPY, encoded by the exons ATG TATTCTTTGGCTTATCGTCGACAAAATGCCCATGAGGACAGCATCTGGAGTTGTGCCTGGGGACATTTGGATCCGAAGAAGAAAGATGATCTCAATGGCGATGGAGATGATGACTCAAG AGATTCGATGCAAGACTCCGACCCAATGGACTTTATCGTGACAGGATCGGTAGATGACGCGGTCAAAGTATGGGAATACAAAGATGGCGGTCTAGAACTAAAACATAAACTGGATGGACACTCGTTGGGTGTTGTTTCTGTGGCCATAAATTCGGATTCTACAA tGATTGCCAGTAGTTCATTGGACGCTAGTCTGCGGTTATGGAGCACAGAAACTGGTGAAAAAGTCGGAATGATGGAGACAGGTCCCACCGATATTTGGACAGTGGCATTCTCGCCTGACAACAAATATGTGATATCCGGCAACCATGCTGGCAAAATCAACTTATACAACGTTGAAACCAGGAAACAGGAGAGAACACTAGATACCAGAGGGCAGTATACTCTCAGCATAGCTTAT AGTCCTGATGGAAAATACGTGGCATCAGGGGCCATCGACGGTATAATCAACATTTTCGACGTAGTGCCTGGTAAACTAGTCCACAAGCTGGAGGGTCACGCTATGCCTATCAGATCCTTATGCTTCTCGCCCGACTCTCAGCTCCTACTGACCGCATCAGATGACGGCTTCATGAAGATTTATGATGT ccAGCACGGCAGCTTGACAGCGACATTGTCAGGCCACCGGTCGTGGGTTTTGAGTGTGGCGTTCGCGCCGGACAACAAGCACTTTGTATCAAGCAGCTCTGACAACTCGGTCAAAGTGTGGGAACTGAAAACACCAAAGGCAGCCGTGCATACCTTCAATGAACATATTGATCAG GTTTGGGGAGTGCAATGGAACTCAGAATCGAACAAAATAGTGTCGGTCTCCGACGACCGATCCATCAACGTTTACCAGTGTCCGTACTAA